ATCTTTTGGCTTGTGCTGCATAGAGTGTTATGAAGCTATTATTGTCTTTTTGTTTTTAGAATCACAGGAAGGGAGTTGCAACTGTGAGAATTCACATTGTGCAAAAAGGGGATACACTCTGGAACATTGCTAAGAAGTACGGGGTTAATTTTGAAGAGTTAAAAGCAGTTAACACGCAGTTGTCCAATCCAGATATGATTATGCCAGGAATGAAAATTAAAGTTCCTCAAGGGACAAAACAGGTGAAGAAAGAGGCTCCCAAAAAAATGCCTACACAGCATCCTTATAAGGATACATCACCTAAACCGATCCCAGTTATCAAAGAGGATGAAAAGGTAAAAGAAAAGCCAATGCAGCCTGTCAAAGAAAAACCGATGCAGCCAGTTAAAGAAAAGCCAATGCAGCCAATGCAGCCGATGCAGCCAATTATGCCGCAATTCAATATTCCGGTCCAAATGCCAATGATGGAGCAGCAGCTACAAAATTATTATACGACCTTCAACCTGCCTCCAATGCCTAAAGCTCCTGAACCAAAAGCCAAAGAAGCGAAAAAAGAAAAGAAAGAAGAACCAAAAAAAGAGGCTCCAGTAGAAGCAGCCAACACAGCTCCACAAGAATATTACCAGCCAATGCAGTATTACCCTCCTGCCCAGCCGCAATTGGTTCACAGTGATTTTTACTGCTGTCCTCCATACCCGGTTATGATGCCAGCTCATATGCCGATGCATCCGCAAGGACAGATGCCTTGGCAAGGCGAGGATTGGGAGTCGCCATCTTCCGCTTATATGCATGCACAAATGCCGCCTAATTGCGGGTGTGGAGATGACGGTCAGCAAAATCCTGGAATGATGGGATATGGACCACAATTTTATCCGGGGATGCATGGAGCAATGCCTCAAGGCCAACAAGGGCCGATGGCGGGAGGATATGGTCAGCAATGGCCGATGGGTGGTTACGGACAGCAGGCGCCGATGGGAAATTGGAACATGCCGCAATCGATGGGGAATTGGAACCAACAGCAGCCTCCTATGGGGAACTGGAATCCGCAGCAGCCTTGGCGAGGCGATGATGTAGATGAAGACTGACCATAGAGAAGGCGATTCATACACGGATCGCCTTTTCCATTGGCTTCAGTACAAACACGATATTCCCATCACCATAGAAACAGTTATTAAACCTAAGGTTTTTCAAGTGAACATGAATGGCCGGAAATTACTGTTAAAAGGATATAGGCGTGCCCCAATCCTTCAACAGCAGCTTGATTTTTTTAAAGAATGGACAAATGCTTCCCAGATGGCTTCATGCCCCATTCCTTTCCCAGATCATACTTTTACAAAAAGTAAATTGGGATGTGAATGGGGATTATTTGAATGGCTTGAAGGGAGACATGCCGATTTTAGAAGCCACTCGGATCGTAAACAGGCAGGCCGTTTAGTAAAGCTATTTCACCGAACGACGGAAGGGATTACGGCATTGTCCATTCCAAGAGATCCCTTGTATGTAAAGTGGGAAAGAAGGCTAGAACAATTTAAAGAAACAAAAAGTGCATTCAGCCATTATCAAAAAAGCAATATCTTTCATGAAATAGTAACTGTCACAGATAAACAGCTGAACTATTTTGCGGACCATAATTGGGGAGAAATTGAAGAAAGAGCATGGGAGAATCACGATTGGCTTCATGGGGATTTAGCACATCATAATTTTATTGTTGATGAAAATAATCATATGAAATTGATTGATTTTGACCTTCTCCATAATGGTCCACGGTTATATGATGAAATTCAGCTTGCTCATCGATTCCTGCCTTATTTAGAAGACCAGCGTCGAACTTTATTGAATTATTTCCGTCATTCCGAAAACAACAATCTATGGCTTGAGGGTGTCTTAGTCCCGGCTGATTTACTGAGAGAATGGCTGTATGGTTATAAACGCTGTCGTGCAGGTGAGGGATCGCTTGCCGTCCACATTAATAAACTTGAGATCGCCTGGGAGCAGCGTAAGATGTTTGTCCGATATGCTGAGAATATGCTAAAATAGTATATTATAGTGTGAAAGGATGAACAATCCAGTGCAACGAAAAGTAGAGGAATTAGTGGCTTGGCTGCGAAAACAAGTGGAAGAAGCCCATGTTGAAGGACTCCTTGTAGGGGTCAGTGGAGGAATTGATTCAGCGGTCGTAGCGAATTTAATTAAGCGAGCATTTCCGGAGAACTCTCTAGGAGTAATCATGCCTTGTAAAAGCCATTCCAGTGACCAGGAGCATGCTAAGCTCGTCACGGAAGCTTGTAAGCTTGATTCAATTACAGTCGATTTAACAGAAACCCATGATGTCATGTTTGGTACGATTAAACAGCAGCTTGATGATCAGGGTATAACCGATGAGAAACAATTGAAGCTTGCCGATGCAAATTTACGGGCACGTTTGAGAATGAGTACCCTCTATACAATTGCGGCTAATCACAAATACTTAGTTGTAGGAACAGATAATGCTGCCGAATGGCACACCGGCTATTTTACTAAATTTGGTGATGGAGGCGTAGACCTCGTTCCGCTGGTTCATTTGACTAAAGGAGAAGTCAGGGAAATGGCGAAAGTTTTAAATGTCCCTGACGAAATCATCCATAAAAAGCCAAGCGCCGGTCTTTGGGAAGGTCAGACCGATGAAAATGAAATGGGAACGAGCTATGATATGATTGATAAGTACCTCAAAGGAGAAGAGGTTCCTGAGGAAGACCGAAAAATTATTGAAGACATGCATAACCGATCGGCTCACAAGCGACAGCTTCCCCCTTCTCCGCCAGAATAAGTATGGTTAATATTAACAGACTAAAACATTCTTCTTTACCCATAGTAAGGGAAAAAGGAGAATGTTTTTTATGTGGAAACGAACATTGATTTTCCTATGTGCTTCTGTTTTATTATCTGCCTGTCAGGCAAAAGAGCCTAATGCAGAGTCAGATCATAATGAAACACTATACCAGCCCCTGGAATACCGGGGTGATGATAAACCAGAAAAGAAAAAGCAGATACCGATTGGACAAGACAGTTATTTTAAACGTTCGGCTGAGAAAGAATTTAATCATGCTCAATATGGAGAAACGAACAAATCCCATAACAATGATTTTTATAACGAAGAATCAGTAGCCATCACGAAAGCAGTGAATACATTTGATGAAGTAACAATGACCCAGGCTTTTGCAACAGATGATCATGTGTATGTTGCCGTTATGCTGAATCCAAGGGATTACAGAGATCGGAAAATAGCTAATAAAATCAGGCGGAAAGTAGAAGGAATGACAGAAAAGCCGGTTACTGTTTATACAAATACAAGCAACTGGGACCAAATGAAGGATTTAAATGCACGGTTGAAAGCTTCACAAGCTCCAAATAAACTTAAAAAACAAGTACAGGATTTTTTCAAAATGAATAAAGGTGCAAAGTAGTGTTCTTTAATCCCAGCCAACGGATATGATATATTTAAAAGGAAAAGTTTTGCAAT
This Halobacillus salinarum DNA region includes the following protein-coding sequences:
- the safA gene encoding SafA/ExsA family spore coat assembly protein produces the protein MRIHIVQKGDTLWNIAKKYGVNFEELKAVNTQLSNPDMIMPGMKIKVPQGTKQVKKEAPKKMPTQHPYKDTSPKPIPVIKEDEKVKEKPMQPVKEKPMQPVKEKPMQPMQPMQPIMPQFNIPVQMPMMEQQLQNYYTTFNLPPMPKAPEPKAKEAKKEKKEEPKKEAPVEAANTAPQEYYQPMQYYPPAQPQLVHSDFYCCPPYPVMMPAHMPMHPQGQMPWQGEDWESPSSAYMHAQMPPNCGCGDDGQQNPGMMGYGPQFYPGMHGAMPQGQQGPMAGGYGQQWPMGGYGQQAPMGNWNMPQSMGNWNQQQPPMGNWNPQQPWRGDDVDED
- a CDS encoding aminoglycoside phosphotransferase family protein: MKTDHREGDSYTDRLFHWLQYKHDIPITIETVIKPKVFQVNMNGRKLLLKGYRRAPILQQQLDFFKEWTNASQMASCPIPFPDHTFTKSKLGCEWGLFEWLEGRHADFRSHSDRKQAGRLVKLFHRTTEGITALSIPRDPLYVKWERRLEQFKETKSAFSHYQKSNIFHEIVTVTDKQLNYFADHNWGEIEERAWENHDWLHGDLAHHNFIVDENNHMKLIDFDLLHNGPRLYDEIQLAHRFLPYLEDQRRTLLNYFRHSENNNLWLEGVLVPADLLREWLYGYKRCRAGEGSLAVHINKLEIAWEQRKMFVRYAENMLK
- the nadE gene encoding NAD(+) synthase — encoded protein: MQRKVEELVAWLRKQVEEAHVEGLLVGVSGGIDSAVVANLIKRAFPENSLGVIMPCKSHSSDQEHAKLVTEACKLDSITVDLTETHDVMFGTIKQQLDDQGITDEKQLKLADANLRARLRMSTLYTIAANHKYLVVGTDNAAEWHTGYFTKFGDGGVDLVPLVHLTKGEVREMAKVLNVPDEIIHKKPSAGLWEGQTDENEMGTSYDMIDKYLKGEEVPEEDRKIIEDMHNRSAHKRQLPPSPPE
- a CDS encoding YhcN/YlaJ family sporulation lipoprotein, whose protein sequence is MWKRTLIFLCASVLLSACQAKEPNAESDHNETLYQPLEYRGDDKPEKKKQIPIGQDSYFKRSAEKEFNHAQYGETNKSHNNDFYNEESVAITKAVNTFDEVTMTQAFATDDHVYVAVMLNPRDYRDRKIANKIRRKVEGMTEKPVTVYTNTSNWDQMKDLNARLKASQAPNKLKKQVQDFFKMNKGAK